One genomic window of Chloroflexaceae bacterium includes the following:
- a CDS encoding nucleotidyltransferase domain-containing protein, with product MQDMSNQQRTERHAMLEREIERYVALLKQHLHPERIILFGSLAGDTPHHWSDIDLVVVYESDQRFLDRVKAVMRLLQPRVGVDILVYTPAEFARLARERAFVREEILRKGKVLYERG from the coding sequence ATGCAAGATATGAGCAATCAGCAGCGCACCGAACGTCATGCCATGCTTGAGCGAGAGATTGAACGGTACGTGGCGCTGCTCAAACAGCACCTTCATCCAGAGCGCATTATTCTCTTCGGCTCGCTGGCCGGGGACACCCCGCACCACTGGTCGGACATCGACCTTGTAGTGGTGTATGAGAGCGACCAGCGCTTTCTCGATCGGGTCAAAGCGGTGATGCGGCTGCTACAGCCCCGTGTCGGCGTAGATATCCTGGTCTACACGCCAGCGGAGTTCGCGCGGCTGGCCCGGGAACGCGCGTTTGTGCGCGAGGAGATCCTGAGGAAAGGCAAAGTGCTCTATGAACGAGGGTGA
- a CDS encoding HEPN domain-containing protein: MNEGETWFQFAREDLAMAELARQAGILNQVCFHAQLCVEKVLKGLLSTQGVTPPRAHRLGDLLPLLPSNPFDDIALDLQLLDRFYIPARYPDALPGDLSEGLPNESDADEALLLARQVMQRIASSSPAATNGEP, translated from the coding sequence ATGAACGAGGGTGAGACCTGGTTTCAGTTTGCCCGCGAAGATCTTGCCATGGCCGAGCTTGCTCGCCAGGCCGGTATTCTCAATCAGGTCTGCTTTCACGCGCAACTGTGTGTAGAAAAAGTGCTGAAGGGTTTGCTGAGCACGCAAGGCGTGACTCCGCCGCGCGCTCACCGTCTCGGCGATCTGTTGCCGCTCTTGCCGTCCAATCCCTTTGACGACATCGCGCTTGATCTGCAACTGCTGGATCGTTTCTACATACCTGCTCGCTATCCTGACGCCCTTCCCGGCGACCTTTCCGAAGGGCTGCCGAACGAGAGCGATGCCGATGAAGCTTTGTTGCTTGCTCGTCAGGTGATGCAGCGCATCGCCTCATCGTCGCCGGCCGCAACGAATGGTGAACCATGA